The segment agcttaataaagagcagtgatactagcaataacagtgtgcgggtttcttattttttctcatcttattcaactgttaccatgcacctgcaacaaAGACAGCTCAGATGTGCCTTTTTGAATTTAGATTATTATAACATACAATAGTAAATAAATGAGTTGTAAAAATGATTTGCTTAACAATGTACACTTGTATTGACATTCTTCCAATACAAGTGCACATTAATACATATGTATTTAGGTAATTATTCAGGTACACATTGTTACCTAGTACTTGTTTGCTGCATGTCTAATTACTCCTTGACCATGGTTTTATATATAGGAGATTTGTAACAAATGCAAATTAATTGTTGCTAACCTTCCTCCAACCCTATAATTATTATTTTAGATAACTCTGTTATCTTTTTACATTAAGTGAGTTTATTtgaaaatcattgaaattgtgcATTGCAAAATAATATGGCAGGATCAAGTAATATTTTCTAAATGAAAGATTTTAAATATCACTGGATATTATTTTACATCAGCATACATCTATTGTGAACTAACAGATATCTACACAGAAATTTGAAATGTTAAAGATGTAGGAGAGTGAAATAATGAAATGTTTAAACATGGAGAGCTCGGAGTAAAACaatcacaaaaataagaaaatgtaGCAGTTTTAAAATGTTGAAATAAATTTAATCAACCATTTCCGTACAACCTTTGAGAAAATTACATAGTCATGTTATCCATGATACGTCTCATGCTCATGAACCTCATGCCACCACTCATGCCTCCCATTCCCATGCCCATATCCCTGAAGTTCCTGTACTCTCCAGGCCTCATGTACATCTGCCTGCCTCTGAAGTGGGGCTGCTCATACATCAGCCAGTGGCCGTCCATCACGTTGCAGGACTGGCAGTCAGACATGCGGTAACGCTCCTGGATGGAGTCACAGTCGTCCATCATCTCGTGCATCTGACCTCCGAAGTTCTCCCTCTCGTAGATCCTCATCCTGAAGTTTCCACGGTGCTGTTAGTGGGAAAGAACAGGTTTCATTGATCAGATACACTACATATAAACATTTGTAATATGAGAATTGTATTTTCAAGACAAGATCAGTCTATTTTAAGATTACATATTTTCAACCTACCATGGGGATCATGCGACAGGACCTGATACCATCGCTCATTCCCATCATGCTCTGATAGTCTGAGTACTCTCCCCTCCTCATGAAGTACTGGTTTCCCATATAGTTGGGGCGCTCGTACACCATGAAGCAGCCGGTCTGAACCCTGCAGGATTGGCACCTGCTCATGTAGGAGGACATGTCAGGGCAGTCGGAGCTGCACTCATAAGAGCGGCCCTGGAAGTTCCTGTCCTCATAGAAGGTGGCCTGAAAATAAAAGGGAATCACTTCTATGAATTAAACAATTGTATGAAACAAACATTTTAGAGGAATTTGCAGCGCTATTTAGTCCCACTGGTAACCAGGTTATTGGGATAAGTAAAATGATCATGTTGTAGTTTGGGGTGCTAGAGCACAAGAGCCCTTTTGTATAACAATCTATGAAAATGAAAGTAAGAATTATTCTAAGAAATCTTGCCAGTGCTTACCCTGCCCATGTTCATGCTGGTGTTGGACATATTTGCTCACTGTGCTGCTGGTTGCTGCTCCTGAACTGACTTTCTACCTGGTTTAACCCTTTCTTTTATACCTGACCAAACCTAAAGAATCCCTAGCTCCATTGTTCAAACCGCTGAATCAGCATCATGCTCTAGAGGCCTGCTGAGGCTACTGAGTTTACGTCCACATTTTCAGGGACTGGATCCCTCAGTCATTAGAAAGGCTATTTCTAAATCGACTGTTTCTCAAACAAAGTAACAAAACCGTTTGAGAGTTTACAACAGTTAGTAACAGCCTTGAAATGGAAGGTTCTCCATACATTGTGCAATACTTTTTTGAAAAGGTTTGAAAgatgtattttttaaatgctgGTATAATGACTCAATGTTATAGTAGAGGAAATCACACATATGGATTAAAGAGTGAAAATCTTTTAGGTTAAACTATGTATTATTACTCATCTTTTGTTCAGAGTGCTGACTTAACGTAGTCAGACATTCCTAACCAGTGAATACATAATCCATTGTGAGTAGTTACTTAACTAACATTTGTGGTTCATAACCATGATACTAGAGAAATGGTTACAACTTTAAATAGCattgtgtatttaaaaaaatatacttcaaataaataaataatctttacattttttaattccTCTTTTAAGGAGATTGAATGGGATCTTAAGCACT is part of the Oncorhynchus gorbuscha isolate QuinsamMale2020 ecotype Even-year linkage group LG09, OgorEven_v1.0, whole genome shotgun sequence genome and harbors:
- the LOC124042928 gene encoding gamma-crystallin M3-like, with translation MSNTSMNMGRATFYEDRNFQGRSYECSSDCPDMSSYMSRCQSCRVQTGCFMVYERPNYMGNQYFMRRGEYSDYQSMMGMSDGIRSCRMIPMHRGNFRMRIYERENFGGQMHEMMDDCDSIQERYRMSDCQSCNVMDGHWLMYEQPHFRGRQMYMRPGEYRNFRDMGMGMGGMSGGMRFMSMRRIMDNMTM